Proteins found in one Herbiconiux sp. A18JL235 genomic segment:
- a CDS encoding ABC transporter ATP-binding protein yields the protein MASVTFDKASRIYPGATRASVDKLDLQVADGEFLVLVGPSGCGKSTSLRMLAGLEEVNEGRILIGDRDVTDIPPKDRDIAMVFQNYALYPHMTVAENMGFALKIAGVGKDERASRVLEAAKLLDLEPYLSRKPKALSGGQRQRVAMGRAIVRQPQVFLMDEPLSNLDAKLRVQTRTQIASLQRRLGVTTVYVTHDQTEALTMGDRIAVLKDGLLQQVGSPRDLYEKPNNVFVAGFIGSPAMNLFHADLADSGVKFGTSIVPVDRETLASTSATSATIGVRPEDIIVSTAAGEGLEVTVDLIEELGADGYLYGHSDIEGKRTDIVARVDGRSHPFVGDKVYLTAAPNHVHLFDLESGDRLGNKAVVS from the coding sequence ATGGCATCTGTCACGTTCGACAAGGCGTCCCGCATCTACCCGGGCGCCACCCGCGCCTCGGTCGACAAGCTCGACCTCCAGGTCGCCGACGGGGAGTTCCTCGTCTTGGTCGGCCCCTCGGGCTGTGGGAAGTCCACCTCGCTGCGCATGCTCGCCGGCCTCGAAGAGGTCAACGAGGGCCGCATCCTCATCGGCGACCGCGACGTCACCGACATCCCCCCGAAAGACCGCGACATCGCGATGGTCTTCCAGAACTACGCGCTCTACCCGCACATGACCGTCGCCGAGAACATGGGCTTCGCGCTCAAGATCGCCGGTGTCGGCAAAGACGAGCGCGCCAGCCGCGTGCTCGAGGCCGCGAAGCTGCTCGACCTCGAGCCCTACCTCAGCCGCAAGCCGAAGGCCCTCTCGGGTGGTCAGCGTCAGCGTGTCGCCATGGGTCGCGCCATCGTGCGTCAGCCCCAGGTGTTCCTCATGGACGAGCCGCTGTCGAACCTCGACGCCAAGCTCCGCGTGCAGACCCGTACCCAGATCGCCTCGCTCCAGCGGCGCCTCGGCGTCACCACGGTCTACGTCACCCACGACCAGACCGAGGCGCTCACCATGGGCGACCGCATCGCCGTGCTGAAAGACGGCCTGCTGCAGCAGGTCGGCTCCCCGCGCGATCTGTACGAGAAGCCGAACAACGTGTTCGTCGCCGGCTTCATCGGCAGCCCCGCCATGAACCTGTTCCACGCCGACCTCGCCGACTCCGGCGTGAAGTTCGGCACCTCGATCGTGCCCGTCGACCGCGAGACCCTCGCCTCGACCAGCGCGACCAGCGCGACCATCGGCGTGCGCCCCGAAGACATCATCGTCTCCACCGCCGCCGGCGAGGGCCTCGAGGTGACGGTCGACCTGATCGAGGAGCTCGGCGCCGACGGCTACCTCTACGGCCACTCCGACATCGAGGGCAAGCGCACCGACATCGTCGCGCGCGTCGACGGCCGCTCGCACCCCTTCGTGGGCGACAAGGTGTACCTCACCGCCGCTCCGAACCACGTGCACCTGTTCGACCTGGAGTCGGGCGACCGCCTCGGCAACAAGGCAGTCGTCAGCTGA
- a CDS encoding DUF4032 domain-containing protein, translated as MTTSLTITSATADPALLDLPWQLPLDEWPDEYIAALPKGISRHLVRFAHLSGHVIAVKETTDEMAKREYEMLRTLQRLDVPCVDPLAVITNRSDDEGDSLRSVLVTRHLKFSLPYRALFSQMLRPDTATRLVDALAVLLVRLHVIGFFWGDVSLSNTLFRRDAGAFAAYLVDAETGQLYEGGLSNGQRENDLEIARVNIAGELMDLEAGGRVDEELDPITVSNGIVAAYRSLWKELTGAESFNSSERWRINERVDRLNDLGFDIEELAIRTTEDGTTVRIQPKVVDAGHHQRRLLRLTGLDAQENQARRLLNDLDSYTAKYGRKGYDEEMVAHEWLAKVFEPVIRAIPRELRGKLEPAEIFHQLLEHRWFMSQDQSRDVPLAEALSSYIDTVLRHRRDEATMIAPPTGAITMAIPIVEEAEVAAAPDDAEGSDEDWRLKV; from the coding sequence GTGACGACCTCCCTCACGATCACCTCTGCCACGGCGGATCCGGCCCTGCTGGATCTGCCGTGGCAGTTGCCGTTGGACGAGTGGCCCGACGAGTACATCGCAGCCCTCCCCAAGGGCATCTCCCGGCACCTCGTGCGCTTCGCGCACCTCTCCGGTCACGTCATCGCCGTGAAGGAGACCACCGACGAGATGGCCAAGCGCGAGTACGAGATGCTGCGCACCCTGCAGCGTCTCGACGTGCCCTGCGTCGACCCGCTCGCAGTCATCACGAACCGCAGCGACGACGAGGGCGACAGCCTGCGTTCGGTGCTCGTCACCCGCCACCTCAAGTTCTCGCTGCCCTACCGCGCCCTGTTCTCGCAGATGCTGCGCCCCGACACCGCGACCCGCCTCGTCGACGCCCTCGCCGTGCTGCTCGTGCGCCTTCACGTCATCGGCTTCTTCTGGGGCGACGTGTCGCTCTCGAACACCCTGTTCCGCCGCGACGCCGGCGCCTTCGCCGCCTACCTGGTCGACGCCGAGACCGGCCAGCTGTACGAGGGCGGCCTCTCGAACGGCCAGCGCGAGAACGACCTCGAGATCGCCCGCGTGAACATCGCCGGCGAGCTGATGGACCTCGAGGCCGGCGGCCGCGTCGACGAAGAACTCGACCCCATCACGGTGTCGAACGGCATCGTCGCCGCCTACCGCTCGCTCTGGAAGGAGCTCACCGGCGCCGAGTCGTTCAACTCCTCGGAGCGCTGGCGCATCAACGAGCGCGTCGACCGGCTCAACGACCTCGGGTTCGACATCGAGGAACTGGCGATCCGCACCACCGAAGACGGCACGACGGTGCGCATCCAGCCCAAGGTGGTGGATGCGGGCCACCACCAGCGCCGCCTGCTCCGGCTCACCGGGCTCGACGCCCAGGAGAACCAGGCGAGGCGGCTGCTCAACGACCTCGACTCCTACACGGCCAAGTACGGCCGCAAGGGCTACGACGAGGAGATGGTCGCGCACGAGTGGCTCGCCAAAGTGTTCGAGCCGGTGATCAGAGCGATCCCGCGCGAGCTCCGCGGCAAGCTGGAGCCGGCCGAGATCTTCCACCAGCTGCTCGAGCACCGCTGGTTCATGAGTCAAGACCAGAGCCGCGACGTTCCGCTCGCCGAAGCGCTCTCGTCGTACATCGACACGGTGCTGAGGCACCGCCGCGACGAGGCCACCATGATCGCCCCGCCGACGGGCGCCATCACGATGGCGATCCCGATCGTGGAGGAGGCGGAGGTCGCCGCTGCCCCCGACGACGCCGAGGGCTCCGACGAGGACTGGCGGCTGAAGGTCTAG
- the rlmB gene encoding 23S rRNA (guanosine(2251)-2'-O)-methyltransferase RlmB produces the protein MAKSGSGRPSRAGAVRKSSKGRTVGSGGQGRQALEGKKPTPKAEDRPYHPAGKAKAARERFVAAGGRGRPGAKSNERGQDAGRAPAPARRVKKADDSEMVTGRNSVVEALRARIPATALYVAFRVEVDERVKESMSIATKRGIPILEVMRPELDRLSGHDAVHQGLALKVPPYEYAHPETLLDEVLRTKQTPLFVALDGITDPRNLGAIIRSTAAFGGHGVIVPQRRSVGVTASAWKTSAGAAAHTPVAMASNLTQTLKAFKAAGVFVVGLAGDGDVSLPGLELADRPIVVVVGSEGKGLSRLVTETCDAVVSIPIASSTESLNAGIAASVTLYEIARQRSFD, from the coding sequence ATGGCTAAATCAGGATCGGGCCGCCCCTCGCGGGCCGGCGCCGTACGCAAGTCGAGCAAGGGCCGCACCGTCGGTTCGGGCGGCCAGGGCCGCCAGGCGCTCGAGGGCAAGAAGCCCACGCCGAAGGCCGAAGACCGGCCGTACCACCCCGCCGGCAAGGCGAAGGCGGCGCGCGAGCGCTTCGTCGCCGCGGGCGGGCGGGGTCGCCCCGGCGCGAAGTCGAACGAGCGGGGTCAGGATGCGGGCCGTGCGCCGGCTCCCGCCCGTCGCGTGAAGAAGGCCGACGACAGCGAGATGGTGACGGGGCGCAACTCGGTGGTCGAGGCCCTCCGCGCCCGCATCCCCGCCACGGCGCTCTACGTCGCCTTCCGGGTCGAGGTCGACGAGCGGGTCAAGGAGTCGATGTCGATCGCGACCAAGCGCGGCATCCCCATCCTCGAGGTGATGCGGCCCGAGCTCGACCGGTTGTCGGGTCACGACGCCGTGCACCAGGGGCTCGCGCTCAAAGTGCCGCCCTACGAGTACGCCCACCCGGAGACCCTGCTCGACGAGGTGCTGCGCACGAAGCAGACGCCGCTGTTCGTGGCGCTCGACGGCATCACCGATCCGCGTAACCTCGGGGCGATCATCCGTTCCACCGCAGCGTTCGGCGGCCACGGCGTGATCGTGCCGCAGCGGCGTTCGGTGGGGGTCACGGCCTCGGCCTGGAAGACCTCGGCCGGAGCTGCGGCGCACACGCCCGTGGCGATGGCGTCGAACCTCACGCAGACCCTCAAGGCGTTCAAGGCCGCCGGGGTGTTCGTGGTGGGGCTCGCGGGCGACGGAGACGTGTCGCTTCCCGGGCTCGAGCTCGCCGACCGGCCGATCGTGGTGGTCGTCGGCAGCGAGGGCAAGGGGCTGTCGCGCCTGGTCACCGAGACCTGCGACGCCGTCGTGTCGATCCCGATCGCGTCGAGCACCGAGTCGCTCAATGCAGGAATCGCGGCCTCGGTGACGCTGTACGAGATCGCACGTCAGAGGTCCTTCGACTAG
- the cysS gene encoding cysteine--tRNA ligase, which produces MTIRLHDSKERALRDFTPLVPGRVGIYVCGPTVQSSPHIGHLRSALAYDLLRRWLAYSGYTVTFVRNVTDIDDKILLNADGTEEEWWALAYRVELEFTAAYNAIGVLPPTYEPRATASIPEMQAIITRLIESGHAYATDDGTGDVYFDTASWADYGELTHQKLDDMEPATDSDSRGKRDVRDFALWKGHKTGEPETAAWVSPWGPGRPGWHIECSAMSTKYLGTQFDIHGGGLDLRFPHHENELAQSRAAGDGFANYWLHNGLVSVTGQKMSKSLGNSIFASELIAAARPVVLRYYLGAAHYRSTLEYHDGALAEAEAAVSRIEGFLERAQRRLADTRFAGTEVLVVPDEFRDAMDDDLAVPQAVAVIHETVRRGNAALDDEDLAETAALYGQVLAMTDVLGFNPLSPEWAAGGRHDDAEARALAALVERLVDDRQAARASRDFTTADRIRDELGQAGISIEDTPSGAHWSLDG; this is translated from the coding sequence GTGACCATCCGACTGCATGACTCGAAGGAGCGCGCTCTGCGCGACTTCACGCCCCTCGTTCCCGGGCGGGTGGGCATCTACGTCTGCGGGCCCACCGTGCAGTCCTCCCCGCACATCGGGCACCTCCGGTCGGCGCTTGCCTACGACCTGCTGCGGCGCTGGCTCGCCTACAGCGGCTACACCGTCACCTTCGTGCGCAACGTCACCGACATCGACGACAAGATCCTCCTGAACGCCGACGGCACCGAGGAGGAATGGTGGGCGCTCGCCTACCGCGTCGAGCTCGAGTTCACCGCCGCGTACAACGCCATCGGCGTGCTCCCGCCCACCTATGAGCCGCGGGCGACGGCGTCGATCCCCGAGATGCAGGCCATCATCACCCGCCTCATCGAGTCGGGCCACGCCTACGCCACCGACGACGGCACGGGCGACGTCTACTTCGACACCGCGAGCTGGGCCGACTACGGCGAGCTCACGCACCAGAAGCTCGACGACATGGAGCCGGCCACCGACTCCGACTCGCGCGGCAAGCGCGACGTGCGCGACTTCGCGCTGTGGAAGGGCCACAAGACCGGCGAGCCCGAGACCGCGGCCTGGGTGAGCCCGTGGGGGCCCGGCCGGCCGGGCTGGCACATCGAGTGCTCGGCCATGTCGACGAAGTACCTCGGCACGCAGTTCGACATCCACGGCGGCGGGCTCGACCTGCGCTTCCCGCACCACGAGAACGAGCTCGCCCAGTCGCGCGCGGCGGGCGACGGGTTCGCGAACTACTGGCTGCACAACGGGCTCGTGTCGGTGACCGGGCAGAAGATGTCGAAGTCGCTCGGCAACTCCATCTTCGCCTCCGAGCTCATCGCCGCGGCCCGCCCGGTCGTTCTGCGCTACTACCTCGGCGCCGCGCACTACCGCTCCACCCTGGAGTACCACGACGGGGCACTGGCCGAGGCCGAGGCCGCCGTGTCGCGCATCGAGGGCTTCCTCGAGCGCGCCCAGCGGCGCCTCGCCGACACGCGCTTCGCCGGCACCGAGGTGCTCGTCGTTCCCGACGAGTTCCGGGATGCGATGGACGACGACCTCGCCGTCCCGCAGGCGGTTGCGGTCATCCATGAGACGGTGCGGCGCGGCAACGCTGCGCTCGACGACGAAGACCTCGCCGAGACGGCGGCGCTCTACGGCCAGGTGCTCGCCATGACCGACGTGCTCGGCTTCAACCCGCTCTCGCCCGAGTGGGCGGCCGGCGGCCGCCACGACGACGCCGAGGCACGAGCGCTCGCCGCCCTCGTGGAGCGCCTCGTCGACGACCGGCAGGCGGCGCGGGCGAGCCGCGATTTCACCACAGCAGACCGCATCCGGGATGAGCTCGGGCAGGCGGGTATCTCGATCGAAGACACGCCCTCGGGCGCGCACTGGAGTCTCGATGGCTAA
- the ispD gene encoding 2-C-methyl-D-erythritol 4-phosphate cytidylyltransferase, producing MSPQRPTVAVIVVAAGSGTRLGRAEPKAFVPIAGRTVLERSLDAVAALASASEPIDLVVVVPAPLVDEATALVSASGLGGSVVAGSDTRQRSVAAGLAALGDDVDIVLVHDAARAFTPASVFERVIAEVRATGHGAIPGLPVTDTVKQVEGGRVGATVDRSRLTAVQTPQGFPRAQLVEAYRLAAADMTDDAALVREAGHPVAVVPGDARSFKITTPDDLDRADDLLRRTSVTSIRTGVGVDAHAFDADAELWLAGLHWPGEAGLAGHSDGDVVSHAICDALLGAAGLGDLGSRFGTADPELAGAHGEVFLRRTLEVLAAAGWSVGNVSVQLIGNRPRFAPRKAEAEAVLSGVLAAPVSVSATTTDGLGYAGRGEGLTAIATVLVTALVAGGPSSAEHSP from the coding sequence GTGTCCCCGCAGCGACCGACGGTCGCCGTCATCGTCGTGGCCGCGGGCTCGGGCACCCGGCTCGGCCGAGCAGAGCCGAAGGCTTTCGTGCCGATCGCGGGTCGCACCGTTCTCGAGCGGTCGCTCGACGCGGTCGCCGCCCTCGCCTCCGCGAGCGAACCGATCGACCTGGTGGTGGTCGTTCCCGCACCGCTCGTCGACGAGGCGACCGCTCTCGTCTCGGCCTCCGGCCTCGGGGGTTCGGTCGTCGCCGGCAGCGACACCCGGCAGCGTTCGGTCGCGGCCGGGCTGGCGGCGCTCGGAGACGACGTCGACATCGTTCTCGTGCACGACGCCGCGCGCGCCTTCACCCCGGCGTCGGTGTTCGAACGGGTGATCGCCGAGGTGCGCGCCACGGGTCACGGAGCGATTCCGGGCCTCCCCGTCACCGACACGGTGAAGCAGGTGGAGGGCGGACGGGTCGGCGCGACCGTCGACCGGTCGCGGCTCACCGCGGTGCAGACCCCGCAGGGCTTCCCCCGGGCCCAGCTCGTCGAGGCCTACCGGCTGGCGGCCGCCGACATGACCGACGACGCCGCCCTCGTGAGGGAGGCCGGGCATCCGGTCGCCGTCGTGCCGGGAGACGCGCGGTCGTTCAAGATCACCACGCCCGACGACCTCGACCGGGCCGACGACCTGCTCCGGAGGACTTCTGTGACGAGCATCCGCACCGGTGTCGGAGTCGACGCCCACGCCTTCGACGCCGACGCCGAGCTGTGGCTCGCCGGCCTGCACTGGCCGGGCGAGGCCGGGCTCGCCGGGCACAGCGACGGCGACGTGGTGAGTCACGCCATCTGCGACGCGCTGCTCGGCGCCGCCGGGCTCGGCGACCTCGGCTCGCGCTTCGGCACCGCCGACCCCGAGCTGGCGGGCGCACACGGCGAGGTGTTCCTGCGCCGCACGCTCGAGGTGCTCGCCGCTGCGGGCTGGTCGGTCGGCAACGTCTCGGTGCAGCTGATCGGCAACCGGCCGCGCTTCGCGCCCCGCAAGGCCGAGGCGGAGGCGGTGCTGAGTGGTGTGCTCGCGGCCCCCGTGAGCGTCTCGGCCACCACCACCGACGGGCTCGGCTACGCCGGCCGCGGCGAGGGACTCACGGCGATCGCCACAGTGCTCGTCACGGCGCTCGTCGCGGGAGGCCCGTCATCGGCGGAGCACAGCCCGTAA
- a CDS encoding CarD family transcriptional regulator, giving the protein MLFEVGETVVYPHHGAATISEVKTRVIKGEEKIYLKLRVTQGDLTIEVPAENVDLVGVRDVIGREGLDKVFEVLRAPFTEEPTNWSRRYKANLEKLASGDVIKVSEVVRDLWRRDQDRGLSAGEKRMLAKARQILISELALAEKTDEEKASLVLDEVLAS; this is encoded by the coding sequence ATGCTTTTTGAGGTTGGCGAGACCGTCGTTTACCCGCACCACGGAGCCGCGACGATCTCCGAGGTCAAGACCCGCGTGATCAAGGGCGAGGAGAAGATCTACCTCAAGCTCCGTGTCACGCAGGGCGACCTCACCATCGAGGTCCCCGCCGAGAACGTCGACCTGGTCGGCGTGCGCGATGTCATCGGCCGTGAGGGTCTCGACAAGGTGTTCGAGGTGCTGCGCGCGCCGTTCACCGAGGAGCCGACGAACTGGTCGCGCCGCTACAAGGCGAACCTCGAGAAGCTCGCCTCGGGCGACGTCATCAAGGTGAGCGAGGTCGTGCGCGACCTCTGGCGCCGCGATCAAGACCGCGGCCTCTCGGCGGGTGAGAAGCGGATGCTGGCCAAGGCCCGGCAGATCCTCATCTCCGAGCTGGCGCTCGCCGAGAAGACCGACGAGGAGAAGGCCTCGCTGGTGCTCGACGAGGTTCTGGCCTCCTAG
- a CDS encoding winged helix-turn-helix domain-containing protein, with amino-acid sequence MTHILLVEDEAALSEPLSYLLRREGYGVTVAPDGPSAISEFDRGGVDIILLDLMIPGIPGTEVCREIRTRSSVPIIMLTAKDSEIDIVVGLELGADDYVTKPYSTRELLARIRAVMRRQLEVLDAAEPMLKAGPVSMDVERHTVAVDGTEVSMPLKEFELLELLLRNAGRVLTRGQLIDRVWGSDYFGDTKTLDVHIKRIRSKIEKTPSEPTLLVTVRGLGYRFEG; translated from the coding sequence ATGACCCACATCCTGCTCGTCGAAGACGAGGCGGCCCTCAGCGAGCCGCTCAGCTACCTGCTGCGGCGGGAGGGCTACGGCGTCACCGTCGCCCCCGACGGGCCGAGCGCCATCAGCGAGTTCGATCGCGGGGGAGTCGACATCATCCTGCTCGACCTCATGATCCCGGGCATCCCGGGTACCGAGGTGTGCCGGGAGATCCGTACCCGCTCCTCGGTGCCGATCATCATGCTCACCGCGAAGGACTCCGAGATCGACATCGTCGTGGGGCTCGAGCTCGGCGCCGACGACTACGTCACGAAGCCGTACTCCACGCGGGAACTGCTCGCGCGCATCCGCGCTGTGATGCGCCGCCAGCTCGAGGTGCTCGACGCGGCGGAGCCCATGCTGAAGGCGGGGCCCGTGTCGATGGACGTCGAGCGGCACACGGTCGCCGTCGACGGCACCGAGGTGAGCATGCCGCTGAAGGAGTTCGAGCTGCTCGAGCTGCTGCTGCGGAACGCGGGGCGCGTGCTCACCCGCGGACAGCTGATCGACCGGGTCTGGGGCTCCGACTACTTCGGCGACACCAAGACCCTCGACGTGCACATCAAGCGCATCCGGTCGAAGATCGAGAAGACGCCGTCGGAGCCGACACTCCTGGTGACGGTGCGCGGGCTGGGCTACCGCTTCGAGGGCTGA
- a CDS encoding sensor histidine kinase, which yields METGWLVLLSLALGLVIGAGFVILLHVAERRGNNAVTVASTAVPDGVDQVIDAIESAGLVIDPSNNVVKASSAAYGFGLVANGMLVRQEIKDMVAEVQRDGAPIVREVVIARGPFGDANVHLDVRAARLGSRYTLVLADDRTESYRLEETRRDFIANISHELKTPIGAIALLAEALEPASDDPEQVRRFARRMGTEAARLSQITREIIELSRLQATDVLAGATRIDLDAIVSSAVDQNHVVADARGMTLAVGGAKHVHVVGDEALLTLAVNNLVANAVQYSPDNSRIGIGVHHDDGVAEIVVTDQGIGIPEEDLPRVFERFFRVDQARSRNTGGTGLGLSIVKHIVQNHGGDIRAWSQIGQGSTFTIRLPEAGQTTAAPQGEKR from the coding sequence ATGGAAACAGGCTGGTTGGTGCTGTTGTCTCTGGCACTCGGCCTTGTCATCGGGGCAGGATTCGTCATCCTCCTGCACGTGGCTGAACGGCGGGGAAACAACGCCGTCACGGTGGCGTCGACCGCCGTGCCCGACGGGGTCGATCAGGTGATCGACGCCATCGAGTCGGCGGGTCTCGTGATCGACCCCTCGAACAACGTCGTGAAGGCCTCGTCGGCGGCCTACGGCTTCGGCCTGGTGGCGAACGGGATGCTGGTGCGCCAGGAGATCAAGGACATGGTCGCCGAGGTGCAGCGCGACGGAGCGCCGATCGTGCGCGAGGTGGTGATCGCGCGGGGCCCGTTCGGCGACGCGAACGTGCACCTCGACGTGCGGGCGGCGCGGCTCGGCAGCCGCTACACGCTCGTGCTCGCCGACGACCGCACCGAGTCGTACCGGCTCGAGGAGACGCGGCGCGACTTCATCGCCAACATCAGCCACGAGCTGAAGACCCCCATCGGCGCCATCGCGCTGCTCGCCGAGGCGCTGGAACCCGCCTCCGACGACCCCGAGCAGGTGCGCCGTTTCGCCAGGCGCATGGGCACCGAGGCTGCGCGGCTGTCACAGATCACCCGCGAGATCATCGAGCTCTCCCGGCTCCAGGCCACTGATGTGCTCGCCGGGGCCACGCGCATCGACCTCGACGCGATCGTCTCCTCCGCCGTCGACCAGAACCACGTGGTGGCGGATGCGCGGGGCATGACCCTCGCGGTGGGCGGCGCCAAACACGTGCACGTGGTGGGCGACGAGGCGTTGCTCACCCTGGCCGTGAACAACCTGGTGGCGAACGCCGTGCAGTACTCGCCCGACAACTCGCGTATCGGCATCGGGGTGCACCACGACGACGGTGTCGCGGAGATCGTGGTGACCGACCAGGGCATCGGCATCCCCGAAGAAGACCTGCCCCGGGTGTTCGAACGGTTCTTCCGCGTCGACCAGGCGCGCTCGCGCAACACCGGGGGCACCGGCCTCGGCCTCAGCATCGTGAAGCACATCGTGCAGAACCACGGCGGCGACATCAGGGCCTGGTCGCAGATCGGCCAGGGCTCGACCTTCACCATCCGGCTGCCTGAGGCCGGACAGACCACTGCGGCACCGCAAGGAGAGAAACGATGA
- the phoU gene encoding phosphate signaling complex protein PhoU, producing MREVFQQELREVQERLVEISELVTVAITNATTAFNESNVTLAETVIAEDPKIDALAASLDELAISILALQQPVARDLRIVVTALRVSASLERMGDIAEHIAQLARYRYPDKVVKKSLRQTFAEMGRLDVEIAKKLTVVLQTEDLAIAEEMRNDDDKIDELHVSVFDAVLAATWKGEAVDTVDVTLASRYHERFADHAVSIAKKVQYLATGEWVGSTNA from the coding sequence ATGCGTGAGGTATTCCAGCAAGAACTGCGCGAGGTTCAGGAGCGTCTCGTCGAGATCTCCGAGCTCGTGACCGTCGCCATCACCAATGCGACCACAGCCTTCAACGAGTCGAACGTGACCCTCGCCGAGACGGTCATCGCCGAAGACCCGAAGATCGACGCCCTCGCCGCCAGCCTCGACGAGCTCGCCATCAGCATCCTCGCCCTGCAGCAGCCCGTCGCCCGCGACCTCCGCATCGTCGTGACCGCGCTGCGCGTGAGCGCCTCGCTCGAGCGCATGGGCGACATCGCCGAGCACATCGCCCAGCTGGCCCGCTACCGCTACCCCGACAAGGTGGTGAAGAAGAGCCTCCGCCAGACCTTCGCCGAGATGGGCCGGCTCGACGTCGAGATCGCGAAGAAGCTCACCGTCGTGCTGCAGACCGAAGACCTCGCCATCGCCGAGGAGATGCGCAACGACGACGACAAGATCGACGAGCTGCACGTGAGCGTCTTCGACGCGGTGCTCGCCGCCACCTGGAAGGGCGAGGCCGTCGACACCGTCGACGTCACGCTGGCCAGCCGCTACCACGAGCGCTTCGCCGACCACGCCGTCTCCATCGCCAAGAAGGTGCAGTACCTCGCCACCGGCGAGTGGGTCGGCTCGACCAACGCCTGA
- a CDS encoding phosphoglyceromutase, whose amino-acid sequence MPTEPYTLVLLRHGNSDWNQKNLFTGWVDVQLSEQGVAEAKRAGELLADSGVLPDVLYTSRLTRAIRTAELALAEADRSWIDVKRSWRLNERHYGALQGKDKAQTLAEYGPEQFQTWRRSFDVPPPPIADDDPYSQVGDPRYADLGDAVPRTECLKDVIERMLPYWESDITGDLALGKTVLVTAHGNSLRALVKHLDGISDDDIAELNIPTGIPLVYKLDESFVPIAPAEYLDPEAAAAGAAAVAAQGNKK is encoded by the coding sequence ATGCCTACTGAGCCCTACACCCTCGTTCTGCTGCGCCACGGCAACAGCGACTGGAACCAGAAGAACCTGTTCACCGGATGGGTCGACGTGCAGCTCTCGGAGCAGGGAGTCGCGGAGGCCAAGCGTGCCGGTGAACTGCTCGCCGACTCGGGCGTGCTGCCCGACGTGCTGTACACCTCGCGCCTCACTCGCGCCATCCGCACCGCCGAACTCGCCCTCGCCGAGGCCGATCGCTCGTGGATCGACGTGAAGCGCTCGTGGCGCCTCAACGAGCGCCACTACGGCGCCCTCCAGGGCAAGGACAAGGCGCAGACCCTCGCCGAGTACGGCCCCGAGCAGTTCCAGACCTGGCGCCGCTCGTTCGACGTGCCGCCGCCCCCCATCGCCGACGACGACCCCTACTCGCAGGTCGGCGACCCGCGCTACGCAGACCTGGGCGACGCGGTGCCCCGCACCGAGTGCCTGAAAGACGTCATCGAGCGGATGCTGCCCTACTGGGAGAGCGACATCACGGGCGACCTCGCCCTCGGCAAGACCGTGCTCGTGACCGCCCACGGCAACTCGCTGCGCGCGCTGGTGAAGCACCTCGACGGCATCTCCGACGACGACATCGCCGAGCTCAACATCCCCACCGGCATCCCGCTGGTCTACAAGCTCGACGAGTCGTTCGTACCGATCGCCCCGGCCGAGTACCTCGACCCCGAGGCCGCCGCCGCCGGCGCCGCCGCCGTCGCGGCCCAGGGCAACAAGAAGTAG